One window of Flavobacteriales bacterium genomic DNA carries:
- a CDS encoding PQQ-binding-like beta-propeller repeat protein, with protein MFQKLSKYALAIGCVSIMASALIIQGCSSYKGGAKGKDEEANSSKNTIYRGNEGRTGEYDSVIPKKLKGLNWQFKAEGRIATSPTVSNGVIYFGSQDNNLYAVDIVTTKVIWKFPTAGKVNSSPTVANGVIYFGSLDSYLYAVEIKKGKLKWKFKSGAGIISSPVVSDEMVYFGSLDNNMYSVDEKTGDINWFYKTNGIIGIGSSPAVSNGLLYFGASDNYFHALNMKTGKRVWRYEIGDLTASTPAVSNGSVYFASYNHILYSLESMTGEVQWKFETDDIVLSSPSTTGNTVFIGSFDNHLYAVDRTTGKMIWKNKTAGDIEASPSIAGDVIVYQDSRSNVYAANVSDGEVLWNYETIGTAVSTAAISDTCIYIGCNESFLYSLK; from the coding sequence TTGTTTCAAAAATTATCAAAATACGCTTTAGCGATTGGCTGTGTATCTATCATGGCTTCCGCTTTAATTATCCAAGGATGTAGTTCTTATAAAGGAGGAGCTAAAGGTAAAGATGAAGAAGCAAACTCATCTAAAAACACGATTTATCGTGGAAACGAAGGCAGAACTGGCGAATACGATAGCGTTATTCCTAAAAAACTAAAAGGTCTTAATTGGCAATTCAAAGCTGAAGGTCGTATTGCTACAAGTCCTACGGTAAGTAATGGCGTAATTTATTTTGGTAGCCAGGATAATAATTTATACGCTGTTGATATTGTCACGACTAAAGTTATTTGGAAGTTCCCTACAGCTGGTAAAGTAAATTCCTCGCCAACTGTGGCTAATGGAGTTATTTATTTCGGCAGTCTCGATAGTTATTTATATGCTGTCGAAATCAAAAAAGGAAAACTGAAATGGAAATTTAAATCTGGTGCTGGCATTATTTCTTCTCCTGTAGTATCGGATGAAATGGTTTACTTCGGAAGCTTAGATAACAATATGTATTCTGTAGATGAAAAGACTGGCGACATCAACTGGTTCTATAAAACAAATGGCATAATTGGTATAGGCTCCTCTCCTGCTGTCTCAAACGGATTACTTTATTTTGGCGCCTCAGATAATTACTTTCATGCTCTTAACATGAAGACAGGGAAAAGAGTTTGGAGATACGAAATAGGTGATCTTACAGCATCTACTCCTGCAGTATCAAACGGAAGTGTTTATTTCGCTTCATACAACCACATATTATATTCATTGGAGTCTATGACTGGTGAAGTTCAATGGAAATTCGAAACAGATGATATCGTATTATCTTCACCCAGTACTACCGGAAACACAGTTTTCATAGGCAGCTTTGATAATCATCTTTATGCCGTAGATAGAACTACAGGGAAAATGATTTGGAAAAACAAAACAGCTGGTGACATTGAAGCATCACCTTCTATTGCAGGAGATGTTATTGTATACCAAGATTCTAGAAGCAATGTTTATGCAGCAAATGTATCAGATGGTGAGGTGCTTTGGAATTATGAAACTATTGGAACTGCAGTATCAACAGCAGCCATTTCCGATACATGTATCTATATTGGCTGTAATGAGTCTTTCCTTTATAGTTTAAAATAA
- a CDS encoding O-methyltransferase — translation MNFLDPAIENFAKKFTTEESTLLKKINRDTHAKILRPRMLSGHLQGQALAMFSSMIKPKSILEIGTYTGYSAICLVEGLQENGVLHTIESNEELESVFTKYFKEANLQDMIKSYIGTALDIIPTIKGQFDLIFIDADKSNYSNYFNITIDKLNVGGYIIADNVLWSGKVISPKDELDSETLAIVNFCELVANDSRMEQVLFPIRDGLLVCRKISD, via the coding sequence ATGAATTTTCTTGATCCGGCTATAGAGAATTTCGCAAAAAAATTTACCACTGAAGAATCAACACTTCTTAAAAAAATAAATCGAGATACGCATGCTAAAATATTAAGGCCTAGAATGCTTTCTGGCCATTTACAAGGGCAGGCTTTGGCTATGTTCAGCAGCATGATAAAGCCAAAATCAATTCTTGAAATCGGTACTTACACAGGCTATTCGGCCATTTGCCTGGTGGAGGGATTACAGGAAAACGGCGTCTTACATACTATAGAATCAAATGAAGAGCTAGAGTCCGTCTTTACTAAATACTTTAAAGAAGCGAATTTACAAGACATGATTAAGTCGTACATCGGTACTGCTTTGGATATAATCCCAACGATTAAAGGTCAGTTTGATCTGATTTTCATTGATGCGGATAAAAGTAATTACTCAAACTACTTTAACATTACCATTGATAAATTAAACGTAGGTGGGTATATAATTGCCGATAATGTACTTTGGAGTGGTAAAGTGATATCGCCAAAAGACGAACTTGATAGCGAGACTCTTGCCATCGTGAATTTTTGTGAACTTGTCGCTAATGATAGCCGCATGGAACAAGTTCTCTTTCCAATAAGAGATGGCCTACTTGTTTGTCGGAAAATTTCAGATTAA